In Ovis canadensis isolate MfBH-ARS-UI-01 breed Bighorn chromosome 3, ARS-UI_OviCan_v2, whole genome shotgun sequence, one DNA window encodes the following:
- the LOC138436340 gene encoding olfactory receptor 8S1-like translates to MKNISIITEFVLLGLSSDPQIQTVLFVLFLGIYLLTLVGNTVMILIIKADARLHTPMYFFLRHLSFLDLSFSSVTVPKMLRNFLSQKKSISVWGCITQSFFFTLSGGTAACLLSAMAYDHDAAICHPLLHTVVINRPLCTGTVSIAWAVGFSISLMNSLFVHKLHFCGSNIIRHFSCELPPLFPLSCTDPTVNEILLAMSCTSLGVLTLPPILFSYSRIISAILSIRSSEGQGKAFSTCSSHLTVVLLFYGTALFRYISPASGSVLERVVSIQYSVITSLLNPLIYSFKNQEVKPALQRLLRQQKCASR, encoded by the coding sequence ATGAAAAATATCAGTATTATTACTGAGTTTGTCCTTCTGGGATTGTCTAGTGACCCCCAGATCCAGACAGTGCTCTTTGTGCTGTTCCTGGGGATTTACCTGCTGACATTAGTGGGGAACACAGTGATGATCCTGATCATCAAGGCTGATGCTCGGCTCCACACAcccatgtatttcttcctcaGACACCTGTCTTTCCTGGATCTCAGTTTCTCCTCAGTCACTGTGCCCAAAATGCTACGAAACTTCTTGTCTCAGAAGAAAAGCATCTCAGTGTGGGGCTGCATCACTCAGagtttctttttcactctctcaggGGGGACAGCAGCCTGTCTTCTCTCCGCCATGGCCTACGACCACGATGCTGCTATCTGCCACCCTCTGCTCCACACTGTGGTCATAAACAGACCTCTCTGCACTGGGACTGTGAGCATAGCTTGGGCAGTgggattttctatttccttgatGAATAGTCTCTTTGTTCACAAGTTACATTTCTGTGGTTCCAACATCATCCGCCACTTCAGTTGTGAGCTACCGCCACTCTTCCCTCTGTCTTGTACTGACCCCACTGTCAACGAGATTCTTCTAGCTATGTCATGTACATCTTTAGGGGTGCTGACACTTCCCCCAATCCTCTTTTCTTACTCAAGAATCATTTCTGCCATACTGAGTATCCGCTCCTCTGAGGGCCAAGGcaaggccttctccacctgtTCCTCCCACCTCACTGTGGTGCTCCTGTTCTATGGGACAGCTCTGTTCAGGTACATCAGCCCCGCCTCGGGCTCAGTGTTGGAGCGAGTGGTCTCCATTCAGTACAGTGTGATCACTTCCTTGCTGAACCCCCTTATCTACAGCTTCAAGAACCAGGAGGTAAAACCAGCTCTACAGCGACTGCTGAGGCAACAGAAGTGTGCCAGCAGGTAA